A stretch of Methanosphaerula palustris E1-9c DNA encodes these proteins:
- a CDS encoding acetate--CoA ligase family protein codes for MKRLLGEDEGYALLSRVGVPVPQHRRVTSTPEAEDAAEAIGFPVVLKVVSAEVVHKTDAGGVVMNLSDRAAVRIAYQQISTQVAAAIPGAVIEGFLVEEQVRPGLELFIGGRTDPSFGKVITFGLGGVLVELIHDVTIRVLPVDRDDVSSMIRGIKGYPLIRGFRSSPPLDEALLVDLILAITTWFGSEPTITEFDINPLRLYRDQAVAVDARFYEDPEGIYPACSEHALVDPSFFLPSAIAVVGATADPAKIGYAVLRNLLSFPGQLYPVNPHYPEILGRKAYPSLLAIPGPVGMVVVTVPATAVPGVIREAAKKQVRIAVIISAGFRETGEAGRVLEEEVIALATANSIRVVGPNSLGIMLPGARINTTFDPVTPKGGYLAFISQSGAVITMIVDWSLPVGIGFSLVASVGNQADLGFQDYLKLAEQDPATKAVILYIEELRDGCGFLKVARRITVTKPVIAVKAGSSAIGRTSASSHTGSLAGDDPVYRAALTQAGVVMARSLTEAFLAGRLLVSEGYPAGRRTIVITSAGGFAVLASDYAALNGIDLVPLPDEVLTALNQFLPDKWNHQNPMDIVGDAGTDRFARVFDLLIERRDFWDIAVVIAVPTAVVDLADLAREVVKFSKGTDRMVVGCLLGGDSVAAGVQILRDHRVENFTDLEVAFRVVGAILASR; via the coding sequence ATGAAGCGACTGCTTGGTGAAGATGAGGGATATGCCCTGCTCAGCAGGGTCGGGGTACCGGTCCCGCAACACCGGCGGGTTACGAGTACTCCAGAAGCGGAGGACGCGGCAGAGGCAATCGGGTTTCCGGTGGTGCTCAAGGTCGTCTCGGCGGAGGTGGTTCACAAGACCGATGCCGGCGGGGTGGTGATGAACCTCTCCGACCGGGCTGCGGTGAGGATAGCCTACCAACAAATATCGACACAGGTGGCTGCTGCGATCCCCGGGGCTGTCATCGAGGGTTTTCTCGTCGAAGAGCAGGTACGGCCAGGGCTCGAACTGTTCATCGGCGGCCGGACCGACCCTTCCTTTGGGAAGGTGATCACCTTCGGCCTCGGCGGCGTCCTGGTCGAGTTGATCCATGACGTCACGATCCGGGTGCTCCCGGTCGATCGGGACGATGTCTCCAGCATGATTCGGGGTATCAAGGGGTACCCGCTGATCAGGGGCTTCCGGTCCAGTCCTCCCCTCGATGAAGCACTGCTGGTCGACCTGATCCTTGCGATCACCACCTGGTTCGGTTCGGAACCGACCATCACCGAGTTCGACATCAACCCGCTCCGCCTCTATCGGGATCAGGCGGTCGCTGTGGACGCACGGTTTTACGAAGATCCTGAGGGGATCTATCCCGCGTGCAGCGAGCACGCGCTGGTGGATCCTTCCTTCTTCCTCCCCTCTGCGATCGCGGTCGTCGGGGCGACAGCCGACCCGGCCAAGATCGGGTACGCGGTCCTTCGAAACCTGCTCTCGTTCCCGGGACAACTGTACCCGGTGAACCCGCACTATCCGGAGATCCTGGGCAGGAAGGCCTATCCATCCCTGCTGGCCATCCCCGGGCCGGTGGGAATGGTGGTCGTGACCGTCCCTGCCACCGCGGTGCCGGGGGTGATCCGGGAGGCCGCCAAAAAGCAGGTTCGGATTGCCGTGATCATCTCGGCCGGGTTCCGGGAGACCGGGGAGGCCGGCCGGGTTCTCGAGGAAGAGGTGATCGCGCTGGCCACAGCGAATTCGATCCGGGTCGTCGGCCCGAACTCCCTCGGGATCATGCTTCCGGGTGCCAGGATCAACACCACCTTCGATCCGGTGACCCCGAAGGGCGGGTATCTGGCGTTCATCTCCCAGAGCGGGGCAGTGATCACGATGATCGTCGACTGGTCGCTCCCGGTCGGGATCGGCTTCTCCCTGGTGGCCAGCGTCGGTAACCAGGCTGACCTCGGGTTCCAGGACTATCTGAAACTGGCAGAACAGGATCCTGCCACAAAGGCGGTGATCCTTTATATCGAGGAACTGCGGGACGGGTGCGGGTTTCTGAAGGTGGCTCGTCGGATCACCGTGACCAAACCGGTGATCGCCGTCAAAGCGGGCTCATCGGCGATCGGACGGACCTCGGCCTCATCCCATACAGGATCCCTGGCAGGTGACGACCCGGTCTACCGGGCCGCGCTCACCCAGGCCGGCGTCGTGATGGCCCGATCGCTCACCGAGGCATTTCTGGCCGGCAGGCTCCTCGTCTCCGAGGGATACCCTGCCGGTCGGAGGACGATCGTCATCACCAGCGCCGGGGGATTTGCCGTCCTCGCCTCCGACTACGCGGCCCTCAACGGGATCGACCTGGTCCCTCTCCCCGATGAGGTGCTGACGGCGCTGAACCAGTTCCTTCCGGATAAATGGAATCACCAGAACCCGATGGATATCGTCGGGGACGCCGGCACCGACCGGTTTGCCCGGGTCTTTGACCTGCTGATCGAACGGCGGGACTTCTGGGATATCGCCGTGGTGATCGCCGTCCCCACGGCGGTCGTCGACCTGGCCGACCTGGCCCGTGAGGTGGTGAAATTTTCAAAAGGCACCGACCGGATGGTCGTCGGGTGTCTGCTCGGCGGCGACAGCGTCGCCGCCGGGGTACAGATCCTTCGCGATCACCGGGTCGAGAACTTCACCGACCTCGAGGTGGCCTTCCGGGTGGTCGGGGCAATCCTCGCCTCGCGGTAG
- a CDS encoding cation-translocating P-type ATPase, with protein sequence MWGRQAVLETIAWHVFDRTTLLERLRSNAAGLSDEEAARRRQRFGPNRLPERAPPSLLLLIFNQFKSPLIYILLIAAGISLAVGDATDTVFILIVVLVNTAVGTIQEWKAEQSAHALRSLLTTSSTILRSGRTEEVPAEDLVPGDVVLLESGRRLPADLRLLEAQNLWIDESLLTGESVAVEKGTGEGLPPETPVADRWTMAFAGSTVTSGRTAGIVVATAGYTQMGQIATSIAQVEGAKPPLVLRMEQFSQKIIIAVVGAGALLGAIAYVRGMPLVEVVFFVVALAVSAIPEGLPVALTVVLSIAASRMARRNVIVRRMTAVESLGSCTCIASDKTGTLTVNEQTLARIWLPTGSLHPVTGTGYTGEGMVEGAPGEEDLLVRFGIAAILANEADLEQANGRWRNHGDSIDIAFLAIGYKLGLDPAVVRASTPIIHRIPYESERRYAAAMVETNGERRMVVKGALENLLPHCTAMATPHGPVPLDRRLVEQAAGSLSTGGFRVLAVAEGEVTGDWEAGLPPLVFLGLAGFIDPIRPDAADAIAECQEAGIRVVMVTGDHPATALAIARALGIAEKDEEVATGTDLEALGSIEVPAYLDRVGSATVFARVAPLQKLAIVEALLKLGHFVAVTGDGVNDAPALRRANIGVAMGSGTDIAKDTASMIVVDDRFSSIVAGIEEGRFAYDNVRKVTYLLVSTGAAEVFLFLLSTIAVLPLPLTAIQILWLNLVTNGIQHVGLAFEPGETGAMQRPPRPPEQGLFDRLMLEETLIAAATMSMAGFAVWAWLLGTGMDEGPARTLLLVLFVLFENFQVFNARSETMSAFRIPPSRNPFLVLTVIGAALVNAAAMYTPVLAGVLRIDPISPAAWGVLIAIAALILVVMEVYKRLRHPTGGLPAS encoded by the coding sequence ATGTGGGGGAGGCAGGCAGTACTGGAGACGATCGCGTGGCATGTGTTCGACCGGACCACGCTCCTCGAACGGCTCAGGTCGAACGCCGCAGGCCTGAGCGACGAGGAAGCGGCCCGCCGACGGCAACGGTTCGGGCCGAACCGGCTCCCTGAGCGAGCTCCGCCGTCACTCCTCCTTCTCATCTTCAACCAGTTCAAGAGCCCCCTGATCTACATCCTCCTGATCGCGGCCGGCATCTCCCTGGCGGTTGGGGACGCCACGGACACTGTCTTCATCCTGATCGTGGTGCTGGTGAACACGGCCGTTGGGACCATCCAGGAATGGAAGGCCGAACAGAGCGCCCATGCGCTCCGCAGCCTGCTGACAACCAGTTCGACGATCCTTCGTTCGGGAAGAACCGAAGAGGTACCGGCCGAGGATCTGGTCCCCGGCGATGTCGTCCTCCTCGAATCAGGCCGGCGTCTCCCCGCGGATCTCAGGCTCCTCGAGGCCCAGAACCTCTGGATCGACGAGTCCCTACTGACGGGCGAGTCGGTCGCGGTCGAGAAGGGGACCGGGGAGGGACTCCCCCCCGAGACCCCGGTCGCCGACCGGTGGACCATGGCCTTCGCCGGCAGCACGGTCACGTCCGGGCGGACCGCCGGGATCGTTGTGGCCACAGCCGGATATACACAGATGGGCCAGATCGCGACCTCCATCGCCCAGGTCGAAGGTGCGAAACCGCCCCTCGTGCTCAGGATGGAACAGTTCTCTCAGAAGATCATCATCGCCGTCGTCGGCGCCGGCGCCCTCCTCGGCGCGATCGCGTACGTTCGGGGCATGCCCCTCGTCGAGGTCGTCTTCTTCGTTGTGGCCCTCGCGGTCTCTGCCATCCCCGAGGGGCTGCCGGTCGCGCTCACAGTCGTGCTCTCGATCGCTGCCTCACGCATGGCACGGCGGAATGTGATCGTCCGGCGGATGACCGCGGTCGAGAGCCTCGGGAGCTGCACCTGCATCGCGAGCGACAAGACCGGGACTCTCACCGTCAATGAGCAGACCCTCGCGAGAATCTGGCTCCCGACCGGCTCGCTCCACCCTGTGACCGGCACCGGGTACACGGGCGAGGGAATGGTCGAGGGCGCCCCGGGGGAGGAGGACCTCCTCGTCCGGTTCGGGATCGCCGCGATCCTCGCGAACGAGGCCGATCTCGAACAGGCCAACGGTCGTTGGCGGAACCATGGCGACTCGATCGACATCGCGTTTCTCGCCATCGGATACAAACTCGGGCTCGATCCTGCGGTCGTCCGGGCGTCGACACCCATCATCCACCGGATCCCCTACGAGTCCGAGCGACGGTACGCCGCGGCCATGGTAGAGACGAACGGCGAACGGCGGATGGTCGTGAAAGGTGCCCTTGAGAACCTCCTGCCCCACTGCACCGCGATGGCGACGCCACATGGTCCGGTCCCCCTCGACCGTCGCCTGGTCGAGCAGGCCGCCGGATCGCTCTCGACCGGGGGGTTCCGGGTACTCGCCGTCGCCGAGGGCGAGGTCACAGGGGACTGGGAAGCTGGCCTCCCCCCGCTCGTCTTCCTCGGGCTCGCCGGGTTCATCGACCCCATAAGACCGGACGCGGCCGACGCGATAGCAGAGTGCCAGGAGGCCGGGATCCGAGTCGTGATGGTGACCGGCGATCACCCGGCCACGGCGCTCGCGATCGCCCGGGCCCTTGGTATCGCCGAGAAGGACGAGGAGGTGGCGACCGGCACCGACCTCGAAGCGCTCGGCTCGATCGAGGTGCCGGCCTATCTCGACCGGGTCGGGTCGGCAACGGTCTTCGCCCGGGTCGCCCCGCTTCAGAAGCTTGCGATCGTCGAGGCGCTGCTCAAACTCGGCCATTTCGTGGCCGTGACCGGCGACGGGGTCAACGACGCCCCGGCCCTTCGACGGGCGAACATCGGGGTCGCGATGGGCTCGGGGACGGACATAGCAAAGGACACAGCCTCGATGATCGTGGTCGACGACCGGTTCAGTTCGATCGTCGCCGGGATCGAGGAAGGGCGGTTCGCCTACGATAACGTCCGGAAGGTCACCTATCTCCTGGTCTCGACCGGGGCGGCCGAGGTGTTTCTCTTCCTCCTCTCCACCATCGCCGTCCTTCCCCTCCCCCTCACCGCGATCCAGATCCTCTGGCTCAACCTCGTCACCAACGGGATCCAGCACGTCGGCCTTGCCTTCGAGCCGGGCGAAACCGGGGCGATGCAGCGACCGCCACGACCGCCTGAGCAGGGGCTCTTCGATCGGTTAATGCTCGAAGAGACCCTGATCGCCGCCGCGACCATGAGTATGGCCGGGTTCGCGGTCTGGGCCTGGCTGCTTGGAACGGGAATGGACGAGGGCCCGGCCCGAACCCTGCTCCTCGTCCTCTTCGTGCTCTTCGAGAACTTCCAGGTCTTCAACGCCCGGTCCGAGACGATGTCCGCGTTCCGTATCCCGCCCTCCCGCAACCCCTTCCTGGTCCTCACGGTGATCGGGGCCGCGCTGGTCAATGCCGCGGCGATGTATACACCCGTGCTGGCCGGGGTTCTCCGGATCGATCCGATCAGCCCGGCGGCCTGGGGGGTGCTGATCGCGATCGCAGCCTTGATCCTGGTCGTGATGGAGGTGTACAAGCGGCTCCGCCACCCGACCGGCGGGCTGCCGGCATCATGA
- a CDS encoding DUF2115 domain-containing protein yields MTIHRFPFLNKTRRDTPAAGMIREECDLLAGPATRGELGTALAAIVLLYTPADIRQMQRNFKTKIRDIDEDYREPLYLKVTEHLLGTYQQIRLLSQQGAFSRMDIPVSPENSRYWAMVAAACSARAEEKGPRLAFLNYLLAGFCIFVLDEPAHPVGTPFPGGDTVECEDGIYYCPVREKSSEIDAGFCGFCPALQTPEAGYISRGASEHRKQAYIDHYFHNYNG; encoded by the coding sequence ATGACCATCCATCGATTTCCGTTCCTGAATAAGACCAGAAGAGATACCCCAGCGGCCGGGATGATCCGGGAGGAGTGCGATCTTCTCGCCGGCCCGGCCACGAGAGGCGAACTCGGCACCGCCCTGGCCGCGATCGTGCTGCTGTACACCCCCGCCGACATCAGGCAGATGCAGAGGAACTTCAAGACGAAGATCAGGGATATCGACGAGGATTACCGGGAACCGCTCTATCTGAAGGTGACCGAGCACCTCCTCGGCACCTACCAGCAGATCCGGCTCCTCTCCCAGCAGGGGGCGTTCTCGCGGATGGACATCCCCGTCAGCCCGGAGAACAGCCGGTACTGGGCGATGGTCGCCGCCGCATGCAGCGCCCGGGCAGAAGAGAAGGGCCCGCGACTGGCGTTCCTCAACTACCTGCTCGCCGGCTTCTGCATCTTCGTCCTCGATGAACCCGCCCACCCGGTCGGCACGCCCTTCCCGGGCGGCGACACCGTCGAATGCGAAGACGGGATCTACTACTGCCCGGTCAGGGAGAAGTCCAGCGAGATCGATGCAGGGTTCTGCGGGTTCTGCCCTGCCCTGCAGACGCCCGAGGCCGGCTACATCTCGCGGGGGGCGAGCGAGCACCGGAAGCAGGCCTACATCGACCATTACTTCCACAACTACAACGGGTGA
- a CDS encoding proline iminopeptidase-family hydrolase → MHTGPGTDENREQRDEEGFIQTPDGKVWYRIVGGGSAGIPLLVLHGGPGFPHDYLEPLEALADERPVIFYDQLGCGRSDRPDDPSLWTIERYVDEVAAVREALGLKAVHLLGQSWGTMLAVAYLVREGPTGIVSAVLSAPYISTPRWIADQRAYLAAMTESVQEAVRVHEASGDFAAPAYQEAMTAYYQEHLCRLETRPDCLQRSMDGSSAAIYAQMWGPSEFTVTGTLRTADLTDRLPSLTIPVLYTCGEFDEATPATTRFYQELTPDAGMIVLAGASHQHHLEEPEQFLAAVRRFLAAAEERR, encoded by the coding sequence ATGCACACCGGGCCAGGGACTGATGAGAACAGAGAGCAGCGTGACGAGGAAGGGTTCATCCAGACCCCGGATGGAAAGGTCTGGTACCGGATCGTCGGTGGGGGATCCGCTGGAATACCACTGCTGGTCCTGCACGGCGGCCCGGGGTTTCCGCATGACTATCTGGAACCGCTCGAGGCCCTGGCAGACGAGCGGCCGGTGATCTTCTACGACCAGCTCGGCTGCGGCCGGTCCGACCGGCCGGACGACCCGTCCCTCTGGACGATCGAGCGGTATGTCGACGAGGTGGCGGCGGTCAGGGAGGCGCTCGGGCTGAAGGCGGTCCACCTGCTCGGGCAGTCGTGGGGGACGATGCTGGCGGTGGCCTACCTGGTCCGGGAAGGGCCGACCGGGATCGTCAGTGCAGTCCTCTCTGCCCCCTATATCAGCACACCACGCTGGATCGCCGACCAGCGGGCATACCTCGCAGCGATGACCGAGTCAGTGCAGGAGGCGGTCAGGGTCCACGAGGCTTCAGGAGACTTTGCTGCGCCAGCCTATCAAGAGGCGATGACGGCCTACTACCAGGAGCATCTCTGCCGCCTCGAAACACGGCCAGATTGTCTGCAACGGAGTATGGACGGTAGCAGTGCAGCGATCTACGCACAGATGTGGGGGCCGAGCGAGTTCACCGTGACCGGGACACTCCGGACAGCAGACCTGACCGACCGCCTGCCCTCGCTGACGATCCCGGTCCTCTATACCTGCGGGGAGTTCGATGAGGCGACGCCGGCTACCACCCGGTTCTATCAGGAGCTGACCCCCGATGCCGGGATGATCGTCTTGGCCGGCGCCTCGCATCAGCACCATCTGGAAGAGCCGGAGCAGTTCCTCGCCGCGGTCCGCCGGTTCCTGGCTGCCGCTGAAGAGCGGCGATGA
- a CDS encoding P-loop domain-containing protein, with protein sequence MTTWQQILPTLLENLDLKGAAIDRRRVTWGTTAYLVPAFDRSALQFSLPVLIPRILTDELPLDPRGVDGAVACLIEQCKTKARNQPDPGLDPLTGKGTQFPQRYQAITEPYSLIHSPALIGEGLWKAGSQNYADADGIHLTLTGALRYGLPDEPGEQRRVVEELAALIQGVAGAVDRVPLRLLEREWINALDQRLLRDQLPALGLVSFIGDGTRPARQCTDARCFFRVAGIKAGVHVPFTCPPKLGPVEVELPASHQVIAGLGVREREVLAIIGSNGQGKSTMLQAVIAGVDDHQLGDGREHVITRTEPAIAEAGSTELRGTDLSLFFRALPPGMSGTPEAAFGQGSGSMGMASQIQQAIAGEAPLLVFDEDRSAANLLVPGCLSGSKVRVLSTLLAEERELLGVTALVFTAGTLDILVAQADRILVLDGHQATAIERAAYRKRLKDYLSMVLETL encoded by the coding sequence ATGACCACCTGGCAGCAGATCCTCCCGACCCTGCTCGAAAACCTGGACCTGAAGGGGGCGGCGATCGACCGGCGACGGGTGACCTGGGGGACCACCGCTTACCTGGTGCCGGCCTTCGACCGCTCGGCCCTCCAGTTCTCGCTCCCGGTGCTCATTCCCCGCATACTCACCGATGAACTCCCGCTCGACCCCCGGGGGGTGGACGGGGCGGTCGCCTGTCTGATCGAGCAGTGCAAAACGAAGGCACGGAACCAGCCAGATCCTGGACTCGACCCGTTGACCGGGAAAGGAACACAGTTCCCGCAAAGGTATCAGGCGATCACCGAGCCGTACTCGCTGATACACTCCCCTGCCCTGATCGGGGAGGGGCTCTGGAAGGCGGGGAGCCAGAACTATGCCGACGCCGACGGCATTCACCTGACCCTGACCGGGGCTCTCCGATACGGCCTGCCGGATGAACCCGGCGAACAACGGCGGGTCGTCGAGGAGCTCGCGGCCCTGATCCAGGGAGTCGCCGGGGCCGTCGACCGGGTGCCGCTCCGCCTCCTCGAACGGGAATGGATCAACGCCCTCGATCAGCGGCTCCTCCGGGACCAGCTGCCGGCGCTGGGGCTCGTCTCGTTCATCGGCGACGGGACCCGGCCGGCCCGGCAGTGTACCGACGCCCGCTGCTTCTTCCGGGTCGCCGGGATCAAGGCCGGGGTCCATGTCCCGTTCACCTGCCCGCCGAAACTGGGCCCAGTCGAAGTGGAACTGCCGGCCAGCCACCAGGTGATCGCCGGCCTCGGGGTCAGGGAGCGGGAGGTACTGGCGATCATCGGGTCCAACGGACAGGGGAAGTCGACCATGCTCCAGGCCGTGATCGCCGGTGTCGACGATCACCAGCTCGGTGACGGCCGGGAGCATGTGATCACAAGAACCGAGCCCGCCATCGCCGAGGCCGGGTCGACCGAGTTGCGAGGGACCGACCTGAGCCTCTTCTTTCGAGCCCTCCCTCCCGGGATGAGTGGGACACCGGAGGCCGCGTTCGGCCAGGGAAGCGGCTCGATGGGGATGGCCTCGCAGATCCAGCAGGCGATCGCCGGGGAGGCACCCCTGCTCGTCTTCGATGAGGATCGATCGGCTGCCAACCTGCTGGTGCCAGGCTGCCTCTCGGGTTCAAAGGTCCGGGTGCTCTCGACCCTGCTCGCCGAGGAGCGGGAACTCCTGGGGGTGACGGCACTTGTCTTCACGGCCGGAACCCTCGACATCCTGGTCGCCCAGGCGGACCGGATCCTGGTGCTGGACGGTCACCAGGCGACGGCGATCGAGCGAGCCGCCTATCGCAAACGGTTGAAAGATTATCTCTCGATGGTGCTGGAAACGCTCTGA
- a CDS encoding substrate-binding periplasmic protein, with protein MVAGALLVVLMIGAGCTTVKNETGDKLVFYTDQYPPFSSQENGTPTGIMVDMLNSTMTEMGRGPADIKVTCWTSAYQTVLSTQNTVLFSTTRTSDREQLFKWAGPVLTDKVVAFSYRERPVVVNSTADLKRYRIGAEENDAVIGNLLSLGVPKEQIVTAPDPQTMIRQVQNGSTDLFAYGEEAGNYWIAQSGTSSGLFSTVVTIREDPVYYAFNRNTSDQTVQAFQQALNRSIQSDLDRVLDANLPERSLARLNYLTEESRPYNFVANGTVQGISVDLLNATLSRLGVPANATSVRIVPWNEGYTDTLTKNDTVLFATARNPERENLFLWAGPIGRHDYVLFADRTRNISISTDADLARYRIGAVTGDVGVKYLADHGVPKDRLVLDANATTGVQRLASGEIDLFADSMEPNQTELNSTVANSERFQNVYTIGGSELYYAFNRNVSPELVRAFQRGLDSVKNEKDTSGVSDYERIMEKYAGVR; from the coding sequence ATGGTTGCAGGCGCCCTGCTCGTCGTTCTGATGATCGGAGCCGGGTGCACGACAGTAAAGAACGAAACCGGAGATAAACTGGTCTTCTACACCGATCAGTATCCTCCCTTCAGTAGCCAGGAGAACGGCACGCCAACCGGGATCATGGTCGACATGCTGAACTCGACGATGACAGAGATGGGCAGGGGGCCGGCCGACATCAAGGTCACCTGCTGGACCAGTGCCTATCAGACTGTCCTCTCCACCCAAAATACGGTGCTCTTTTCGACCACACGCACCTCTGATCGTGAGCAGCTCTTCAAGTGGGCCGGCCCGGTCCTGACCGATAAGGTGGTGGCCTTCTCCTACCGCGAACGACCGGTCGTGGTGAACAGCACCGCCGATCTGAAACGCTACCGGATCGGAGCGGAGGAGAACGACGCAGTCATCGGGAACCTCCTTTCCCTCGGGGTTCCGAAGGAGCAGATCGTGACCGCTCCAGACCCCCAGACCATGATCAGGCAGGTCCAGAACGGCTCGACCGACCTCTTCGCCTATGGAGAGGAAGCCGGTAACTACTGGATCGCACAGTCCGGGACCAGTTCAGGCCTCTTCTCAACAGTCGTCACCATCAGGGAGGACCCGGTCTATTACGCGTTCAACCGGAACACCTCGGACCAGACCGTCCAGGCCTTCCAGCAGGCCCTCAACCGGTCTATCCAGTCCGATCTCGACCGGGTTCTCGATGCAAATCTGCCCGAGCGTAGCCTCGCCCGGCTCAATTATCTGACTGAAGAGTCCCGGCCGTACAACTTCGTGGCGAACGGGACCGTGCAGGGGATCTCGGTCGATCTCCTCAACGCGACGCTCTCCCGGCTCGGTGTCCCGGCGAATGCCACATCAGTCAGGATCGTCCCCTGGAATGAGGGGTATACAGATACACTGACGAAGAACGATACGGTCCTCTTCGCGACCGCCCGAAACCCTGAACGTGAGAACCTCTTCCTGTGGGCAGGACCGATCGGGCGGCACGATTATGTTCTCTTTGCGGACAGGACCAGAAATATCTCGATCTCGACCGATGCCGACCTCGCCCGGTACCGGATCGGAGCCGTCACTGGTGACGTCGGAGTCAAGTACCTGGCCGACCATGGTGTCCCAAAAGATCGGCTGGTGCTCGATGCCAATGCAACAACAGGGGTTCAGCGACTCGCCTCCGGAGAGATCGACCTCTTCGCCGATTCCATGGAGCCCAACCAGACGGAACTGAACAGCACGGTCGCGAATTCGGAACGGTTCCAGAATGTATACACCATCGGGGGGAGCGAACTCTACTATGCATTCAACCGGAATGTCTCGCCAGAGCTGGTCAGGGCCTTCCAGCGGGGGCTCGATAGCGTGAAGAACGAGAAGGATACGAGCGGGGTCTCGGACTACGAACGGATCATGGAAAAGTACGCAGGGGTCAGGTGA